From a single Meiothermus sp. Pnk-1 genomic region:
- a CDS encoding YdcF family protein, giving the protein MVGLRILALLLAVTLGWAQAPQYGHGAPPGWIVVLGAAQYNGRPSPILKGRLEVALRLYRHHLAPGIIVTGGKRPGDRYSEGEVGCRYLRDRGVPPTALRCETQSQSTWQNLSNIKGLVGKQGIVVVTDEPHLPRALYLAQSLGLNAEGYPVRGSFSASYYWREGLLSLLARLGVVR; this is encoded by the coding sequence GTGGTTGGTCTGCGCATCCTGGCCCTGCTCCTGGCCGTGACCCTGGGATGGGCCCAGGCCCCTCAATACGGACACGGTGCCCCTCCCGGCTGGATCGTGGTGCTGGGGGCCGCCCAGTACAACGGTCGCCCCAGCCCCATCCTCAAAGGCCGCCTCGAGGTGGCCCTGCGCCTGTACCGCCATCACCTCGCCCCGGGCATCATCGTGACCGGGGGCAAGCGGCCGGGGGATCGCTACAGCGAGGGCGAGGTAGGCTGCCGTTACCTGAGGGACCGGGGGGTTCCTCCCACCGCTTTGCGTTGCGAGACCCAAAGCCAGAGCACCTGGCAAAACCTCAGCAACATCAAAGGCCTGGTGGGCAAGCAGGGCATCGTCGTGGTGACCGACGAGCCCCACTTACCGCGGGCCCTCTACCTAGCCCAAAGCCTGGGGCTCAACGCCGAGGGTTACCCGGTGCGCGGCAGCTTCAGCGCGAGCTACTACTGGCGCGAGGGCCTACTGAGCCTGCTGGCCCGCCTGGGGGTGGTGCGCTGA
- a CDS encoding outer membrane protein assembly factor, with the protein MKRALALVFMVVSLALAAPIQDLEIRGGDPVLQALARIALPFGVGDEPGDLEAARKAILDSGFFQDVAVRLEGNKLVVELTPNPPINTVTFDSKVLPPTVAQQFLLNEFALGPGATYNPKRANEAAQGLSQYYRQQGFPFSPVVTFEASTVTQGVNLSFKVQETPEVKKVELDNPTFVPKDRLEPIVQTIAQGGRFDFERYRSALEQIAQIYAQAGFRGSGVDVANSVLEEGTLKVRLRELKVAEIQGNGLDVANLGLKPGDPFNYDRLLDGINALTKATGRQVGFRAESVGNDGVRLILEPGEQTYGPIREVRIVGATAIPEARLRAALRLKPGDVFSPALANEDFGRLLNLYRSEGYEIVAQPKITFENGVYTQTLSEVKIGGYKLNWSGPHRTQDEVILRELPKPGTLFSVRAFLNGLSNVLRTGVLAEPPSRTVEPGEKPDEIIIVLGLKEGRTGAFVPSIGWSSLEGWSGSVTYNEGNLWGLNHKLSAELSFGFNESGDNLSLSLAYQIPWVYLDFADFKEVRTAASFSVFSRPVPNYDLYDSNGNKTGWQYTQRSTGFEFGLSRPLSASLPNLRLGTSLRYEYKSPSLEIYDPNRPCVNDPNNTQKPQCSDPSYTGVTEDQARALLPSPSNNFSLSLSATYSNADNPSFPTQGLGASAQTSYVLTLPRNGSSSQYIPFSLTGKTYWSLDQAKRQALALRVSTGTMLGVAGTIPSEALFGVGGTLDEALTLRGYDTRFQTGRYFFTSSLEYRYDFRFSESGGTNVIGIAFTDLGTAWGSAANPQPQLHMGFGLGLQLDLNLFGALLPSIRFDYGVGFVEGQAQGKFHFRLGPLF; encoded by the coding sequence ATGAAACGTGCTCTAGCTCTCGTTTTCATGGTGGTGAGCCTGGCCCTGGCCGCACCGATTCAAGACCTCGAGATTCGCGGCGGCGACCCGGTGCTCCAGGCCCTAGCCCGTATCGCCCTACCGTTTGGTGTAGGTGACGAGCCGGGCGACCTCGAGGCGGCCCGCAAAGCCATACTGGACTCGGGATTTTTCCAAGATGTGGCGGTGCGGCTAGAAGGCAACAAGCTGGTGGTCGAGCTGACCCCCAACCCCCCCATCAACACCGTTACCTTCGACAGTAAAGTGCTGCCGCCAACCGTGGCGCAGCAATTCCTGCTCAACGAGTTCGCCCTGGGACCGGGAGCGACCTATAACCCCAAGCGGGCCAACGAAGCTGCCCAGGGGCTCTCCCAGTACTACCGCCAACAGGGCTTTCCCTTTAGCCCGGTCGTCACCTTCGAAGCCAGCACCGTCACCCAGGGGGTCAATCTCAGCTTCAAGGTCCAGGAGACCCCCGAAGTCAAGAAGGTCGAGCTGGATAACCCCACTTTCGTACCCAAAGATCGGCTCGAGCCCATCGTTCAGACCATCGCGCAGGGAGGGCGCTTCGACTTCGAGCGCTACCGTTCGGCCCTCGAGCAGATCGCCCAGATCTACGCCCAGGCGGGCTTCCGCGGCAGCGGGGTGGACGTGGCCAACTCTGTGCTGGAAGAGGGAACCCTCAAGGTGCGGCTGCGTGAACTCAAGGTGGCGGAGATCCAGGGCAACGGACTGGACGTGGCCAACCTGGGGCTCAAGCCGGGCGACCCTTTCAACTACGACCGCCTCCTGGACGGGATCAACGCCCTCACCAAGGCCACCGGGCGGCAGGTGGGCTTCCGCGCGGAGTCGGTGGGAAACGACGGGGTGCGGCTGATCCTCGAGCCGGGCGAGCAGACCTATGGCCCCATCCGTGAGGTCCGCATCGTGGGGGCCACCGCTATCCCGGAAGCCAGGCTTAGGGCGGCCTTACGCCTCAAACCCGGCGATGTCTTCAGCCCGGCTCTGGCCAACGAGGACTTCGGACGACTATTGAACCTCTATCGCAGCGAGGGCTACGAGATCGTCGCCCAGCCCAAAATCACCTTTGAGAACGGGGTCTATACCCAAACCCTCAGCGAGGTCAAGATCGGGGGGTACAAGCTCAACTGGTCGGGGCCTCACCGTACCCAAGACGAGGTGATCCTGCGCGAGCTGCCCAAGCCGGGCACCCTCTTCTCGGTCCGGGCCTTCCTCAATGGGCTTTCCAACGTGCTGCGCACCGGGGTCTTGGCCGAGCCGCCTTCGCGCACGGTGGAGCCGGGGGAGAAACCCGACGAGATCATCATCGTGCTAGGCCTCAAAGAGGGGCGCACCGGGGCCTTCGTGCCCTCCATCGGCTGGAGCAGCCTGGAGGGGTGGAGCGGTTCCGTCACGTACAATGAGGGGAACCTGTGGGGCCTCAACCACAAGCTGAGCGCCGAGCTTTCCTTCGGGTTCAACGAGTCCGGCGATAACCTCTCGCTTTCGCTGGCCTACCAGATTCCCTGGGTTTACCTGGACTTCGCCGACTTCAAAGAAGTTCGCACCGCGGCCAGCTTCAGCGTCTTCAGCCGCCCGGTGCCCAACTACGACCTTTACGACTCCAACGGCAATAAAACCGGCTGGCAGTACACCCAGCGCAGCACCGGCTTCGAGTTTGGGCTTTCTCGCCCGCTCTCCGCAAGCTTACCCAACTTGCGCCTGGGCACCTCCCTGCGCTATGAGTACAAATCGCCCAGCCTCGAGATCTACGACCCCAACCGCCCCTGTGTCAACGACCCCAACAACACCCAAAAACCGCAGTGTAGCGACCCCAGCTACACCGGCGTCACCGAAGATCAAGCTCGAGCCCTGCTTCCCTCTCCCAGCAACAACTTCTCCCTGAGCCTCTCCGCCACCTACTCCAACGCCGACAACCCCAGCTTCCCCACCCAGGGTCTCGGGGCCAGCGCCCAAACCAGCTACGTGCTGACCCTCCCTCGCAACGGAAGCAGTTCGCAGTACATCCCCTTCAGCCTCACCGGCAAAACTTACTGGAGCCTGGATCAGGCTAAGCGCCAAGCCCTGGCCCTGCGGGTCTCTACCGGGACCATGCTGGGGGTGGCGGGGACCATCCCTAGCGAAGCCCTTTTCGGGGTGGGCGGCACCCTCGACGAGGCCTTGACCCTGCGCGGCTACGATACGCGGTTCCAGACAGGTCGGTACTTTTTCACCAGCTCGCTCGAGTACCGCTATGACTTCCGCTTCTCGGAAAGCGGCGGTACTAACGTCATCGGGATCGCCTTTACCGACCTGGGAACCGCTTGGGGAAGCGCGGCCAACCCCCAACCCCAGCTCCACATGGGGTTTGGCCTAGGCCTCCAGCTCGACCTAAACCTCTTCGGGGCCCTGTTGCCCTCGATCCGTTTCGACTACGGGGTGGGGTTCGTAGAGGGGCAAGCCCAAGGGAAGTTCCACTTCCGCCTGGGGCCGCTGTTCTGA
- a CDS encoding acylphosphatase, producing the protein MERIVVLVTGTVQGVGYRAYARQRAMELGLCGYAENLSDGRVEVVAEGPREELEQFLEFLRQGPRLSRVTGLDVQWSKSTGLRGFSIR; encoded by the coding sequence ATGGAGCGGATCGTGGTGCTGGTGACGGGAACGGTGCAGGGCGTGGGCTACCGGGCCTACGCCCGCCAGCGGGCAATGGAACTGGGCCTATGTGGCTACGCCGAGAACCTGAGCGACGGGCGGGTGGAGGTGGTGGCCGAAGGGCCAAGGGAAGAGCTCGAACAATTCCTGGAATTTCTGCGCCAAGGCCCTAGGCTCTCCCGAGTAACCGGCCTGGACGTGCAGTGGAGCAAATCCACCGGGCTTAGGGGGTTCAGCATCCGCTAG
- a CDS encoding purine-nucleoside phosphorylase, translated as MDSLGIYEAIQQTVAFIRQQTDFVPEVGIVLGSGLGPLADEIEAVASFPYADLPHFPRSTAPGHEGRLILGKLEGKKVLAYKGRVHYYESYTAAEVVFPVRVGFYLGAKTFFLTSAAGGLNPHWRAGDLMLHLDYLNMAGINPLKGPNDERMGPRFPVMFDAYDPELNALARKVARAQDLSLREGVYVWFAGPAFASRAELRMLRLLGADAIGMSMVPEVIALRHLGARVLGLSTITDMALPDSTHHATEQEVLEVAARTGATFRRFVRGILAAM; from the coding sequence ATGGATAGCCTGGGTATCTACGAAGCTATTCAGCAGACCGTCGCTTTTATTCGCCAGCAGACCGACTTCGTACCCGAGGTGGGCATCGTGCTGGGTTCGGGGCTGGGGCCGCTCGCAGACGAGATCGAGGCCGTGGCCAGCTTTCCCTATGCGGACTTACCGCACTTCCCTCGTTCGACGGCCCCCGGTCACGAGGGAAGGTTGATTTTAGGGAAGCTCGAGGGCAAAAAGGTGCTGGCCTACAAGGGCCGGGTGCATTATTACGAGTCCTACACCGCCGCCGAGGTGGTCTTTCCGGTGCGGGTCGGCTTTTACCTGGGCGCCAAGACCTTCTTCCTGACCTCCGCCGCCGGGGGGCTCAACCCTCACTGGAGGGCCGGAGACCTGATGCTCCACCTCGACTACCTCAACATGGCCGGGATCAACCCGCTCAAGGGTCCTAACGATGAGCGCATGGGGCCACGCTTCCCGGTTATGTTCGACGCTTATGACCCCGAACTCAATGCTTTGGCCCGCAAGGTGGCCCGCGCTCAGGACCTGAGCCTGCGCGAGGGGGTTTATGTCTGGTTTGCCGGGCCCGCCTTCGCCAGCCGAGCCGAGCTGCGCATGTTGCGCCTTCTGGGGGCCGACGCCATCGGCATGAGCATGGTTCCTGAGGTGATTGCCCTGCGCCACCTGGGGGCGAGGGTCTTGGGGTTGTCCACCATTACCGACATGGCCCTCCCCGACTCCACCCACCACGCCACCGAGCAGGAGGTGCTCGAGGTCGCAGCCCGCACCGGAGCTACCTTCCGCAGGTTTGTGCGGGGGATTTTGGCCGCTATGTAG
- a CDS encoding DivIVA domain-containing protein translates to MPDKVDDSIETVIATLPGVQTQLTALDVRYQEFKRGMRGYVVADVREYLGRVADQLGALLEQNEALRTRIRTLEAELAEAKEGEAELRRAVVAAERIAREIKAQAERDAELIKKEAESAREVSLQEVVAEMKRVRVEIEQLKNERDLFVSQFRALLEGYLSSLEKYRR, encoded by the coding sequence ATGCCGGATAAGGTGGACGACTCTATCGAAACGGTGATCGCGACCCTGCCGGGGGTACAGACCCAGCTTACTGCGCTCGACGTGCGCTACCAAGAATTCAAGCGGGGGATGCGGGGCTATGTGGTGGCGGACGTGCGGGAGTACCTGGGACGGGTCGCCGACCAGCTCGGAGCGCTCCTGGAGCAGAACGAGGCCCTGCGGACTAGGATCCGTACCCTCGAGGCCGAGCTTGCCGAGGCCAAGGAGGGCGAGGCCGAGCTGCGCCGTGCGGTGGTGGCCGCCGAGCGCATCGCCCGCGAGATCAAGGCCCAGGCCGAGCGGGACGCCGAGTTGATCAAAAAAGAGGCCGAGTCGGCCCGCGAGGTCTCGTTACAGGAAGTGGTAGCCGAGATGAAGCGGGTCCGGGTGGAGATCGAACAGCTCAAGAACGAGCGCGACCTGTTTGTCTCGCAGTTCAGGGCGCTGCTGGAGGGTTACCTAAGCTCGCTGGAGAAATACCGGCGCTAA
- a CDS encoding YggS family pyridoxal phosphate-dependent enzyme: protein MALPQVLERIQAAARRAGRDLGAIRLVAVTKGHSPQEIQDKVLRYGNFPLGESRVQEALPKMAALPGLEWHLIGPLQRNKVKFCSGFGLIHSLDSLKLAEYMSKKAREMGHAFRVLVEVNLSLEPQKHGFWEGELAEVVPRLREMEGLEVQGLMTVAPYTEDPRTVRPLFAQLSRLADRFDLPERSMGMSGDFEVAVEEGATLVRIGRALFE from the coding sequence ATGGCCTTACCCCAGGTTCTCGAGCGCATCCAGGCCGCGGCGCGCCGCGCCGGGCGTGACCTTGGAGCCATACGGCTGGTGGCGGTAACCAAGGGACATAGCCCCCAGGAGATCCAGGACAAGGTGCTGCGATACGGGAATTTTCCCTTGGGCGAGTCCCGCGTGCAGGAAGCCCTGCCCAAGATGGCCGCACTTCCGGGGCTCGAGTGGCACCTGATCGGCCCCTTGCAGCGCAACAAGGTCAAGTTCTGCTCGGGTTTTGGCCTCATCCACTCCTTGGATTCGCTCAAGCTGGCCGAATACATGAGCAAGAAAGCCAGGGAGATGGGGCATGCTTTCCGGGTGCTGGTGGAGGTCAACCTGAGCCTCGAGCCGCAAAAACACGGCTTTTGGGAGGGCGAGCTGGCCGAGGTAGTGCCGCGCCTGCGCGAGATGGAAGGGCTCGAGGTGCAGGGGCTTATGACCGTCGCCCCCTATACCGAAGACCCCCGGACGGTGAGGCCCCTTTTCGCCCAGCTTTCCCGCCTGGCCGACCGCTTTGACCTGCCCGAGCGCAGCATGGGCATGTCCGGCGATTTCGAAGTGGCGGTGGAGGAGGGGGCCACCTTGGTACGGATCGGCCGCGCGTTGTTCGAGTAG
- a CDS encoding adenylate/guanylate cyclase domain-containing protein, whose amino-acid sequence MRCPDCGHYVYDAGNCGCGISEHALVHERRWVSVVFFDLSRFSEFALENPLEITWRAVRRTLSEAATQVRRYGGHVDKYLGDGLLAVFGAPRSRENDAGAALEAALAMVTGSPLPARAGVASGLVLRAPLGDGQAGSSTVLGPAVNLAQRLSQAAPPGEVWSDAVTLRLVPLCRHHPLELQVFKGQGGPLRPHRYLGLEERIHNLIGREAEILRLHEALEAARHGLGQHLALVGPLGSGKTHLARHFLGHLPAGVRGVLAPRFSREGSLRHSLYLALHKLIEGDVGEWLGRTPLPPSLKQALAYSVGLLPQAPAPKIELERLMIEGWLQLLALLSESQPLVILLEDLHAADPFLIQLLHHRPRGRVLLLSTSRRNLWEAGSVEVLTVAPLDEAGTLACARELRPDLEEAAHQILALKSRGLPLMLQALSRSQGNQDPLADLAAWGSWAYQPRLDSLPRPARSALLCIAVLGEGADLALVRHLLNGEAHLHRLVEEGFLEFQGERLVFAAPYLRETALTLVSPEQAKRWWLEAAEWCQGVGQLEQAALYLSMAGEQAAAFRLWRLVAQERWFRGRRAEALEAYNEALLIVPSPALNRSLRQEVARRLLEAGQALQALSWLETLEDEDSEHLKTQARLQIQAQKITQHDGNILHPGTG is encoded by the coding sequence ATGCGCTGCCCTGACTGCGGTCACTATGTCTACGATGCTGGAAACTGCGGGTGCGGCATCAGCGAACACGCTCTGGTTCATGAGCGCCGCTGGGTCAGCGTGGTCTTTTTCGACCTTTCCCGCTTTAGCGAGTTCGCCCTCGAAAACCCTTTGGAAATCACCTGGAGGGCCGTAAGGCGCACCCTTTCGGAGGCCGCAACCCAGGTCCGCCGCTACGGTGGGCACGTCGACAAGTATTTGGGCGATGGGCTCCTAGCGGTATTCGGCGCTCCCCGCAGCCGCGAAAACGACGCCGGGGCCGCTTTGGAAGCAGCGCTGGCCATGGTAACCGGGAGCCCCCTCCCGGCCCGCGCCGGAGTAGCCAGCGGGCTGGTGTTGCGGGCCCCTTTGGGGGATGGACAGGCAGGGTCCTCCACGGTGTTGGGTCCCGCCGTCAACCTGGCCCAGCGGCTCTCCCAAGCCGCCCCGCCAGGAGAAGTCTGGAGCGACGCCGTCACCTTGCGGCTGGTCCCGCTCTGCCGCCACCACCCCCTCGAGCTCCAAGTCTTCAAAGGCCAGGGCGGCCCCCTACGCCCCCACCGCTACCTGGGCCTCGAGGAACGCATCCATAACCTGATAGGGCGTGAGGCCGAAATTCTGCGGCTGCATGAGGCCCTCGAGGCGGCTCGGCACGGTTTGGGCCAACACCTGGCCCTGGTGGGCCCTTTGGGTAGCGGCAAAACCCACCTGGCCCGGCATTTCCTGGGCCATCTTCCCGCCGGAGTGCGGGGTGTTCTAGCCCCCCGATTCAGCAGGGAAGGCTCTCTACGCCACAGCTTATACCTGGCGCTGCACAAGCTGATCGAGGGGGATGTGGGGGAGTGGTTGGGGCGAACGCCGCTGCCTCCTTCCCTCAAGCAAGCCTTGGCCTACAGCGTAGGTTTGTTGCCCCAGGCTCCTGCGCCCAAAATCGAGCTGGAGCGGCTGATGATCGAGGGCTGGTTGCAGCTTCTGGCCTTGCTCTCCGAATCCCAACCCCTGGTGATCTTGCTGGAAGACCTCCACGCCGCCGACCCTTTCCTGATCCAACTGCTCCACCACCGCCCGCGTGGCCGGGTTCTGCTGTTGAGCACCTCCCGGCGCAACCTGTGGGAAGCAGGAAGCGTGGAGGTGCTAACAGTGGCGCCCTTGGACGAGGCGGGCACCCTGGCCTGTGCCCGCGAGTTGCGCCCCGACCTCGAAGAAGCGGCCCATCAGATCCTGGCCCTCAAGAGCCGTGGCCTGCCCCTGATGCTCCAAGCCCTCTCGCGCAGCCAGGGGAATCAAGACCCTCTGGCCGATCTGGCCGCCTGGGGAAGCTGGGCCTACCAGCCGCGGCTCGACAGCCTACCTCGTCCCGCTCGCTCTGCCCTGCTGTGCATAGCCGTGCTGGGCGAGGGGGCCGATTTGGCGCTGGTACGCCATTTGCTAAACGGCGAAGCCCACCTCCACCGTCTGGTGGAAGAGGGCTTCCTCGAGTTCCAGGGAGAGCGGTTGGTGTTTGCCGCACCCTACCTGCGCGAAACGGCCCTGACCTTGGTGAGCCCCGAGCAAGCCAAGCGGTGGTGGCTCGAGGCCGCGGAGTGGTGTCAGGGAGTCGGGCAGCTTGAACAAGCCGCTCTCTACTTGAGTATGGCCGGGGAACAAGCGGCTGCTTTCCGGTTGTGGCGGCTGGTAGCGCAAGAACGCTGGTTCCGAGGCCGCAGGGCTGAGGCCCTGGAGGCCTACAACGAAGCTCTGCTCATCGTTCCCAGCCCCGCCCTGAACCGTAGCCTCCGTCAGGAGGTGGCGCGCCGCTTATTGGAAGCGGGGCAGGCTCTGCAGGCCCTGAGTTGGCTGGAAACCCTCGAGGACGAGGACAGCGAGCACCTCAAAACCCAAGCCCGCCTCCAGATCCAAGCCCAAAAAATCACCCAGCACGACGGCAACATATTGCATCCCGGTACGGGCTGA
- a CDS encoding HAD family hydrolase, protein MRAVFFDMDDTLLEPRHPSPLLGFKRKWGLPLDRLVIEGVRHYPAAERQAILEEFQAMELALSQSALLRAGVEELLAALREGKVYTALITNNHRESTATVLAKHRLRFDLVLTREDGPPKPAPDLLLKALEHFALDRRQAIFVGDSWADQQAAQQAGIRAFFLATPTNADLSPRFGSPNELLLALKEAKLL, encoded by the coding sequence GTGCGCGCGGTTTTCTTCGACATGGACGATACCCTGCTCGAGCCCCGGCACCCCTCTCCCCTCCTGGGCTTCAAGCGCAAGTGGGGGCTCCCGCTAGACCGGCTGGTGATCGAGGGAGTGCGCCACTACCCCGCGGCGGAACGACAGGCCATTCTCGAGGAGTTCCAAGCCATGGAACTGGCCCTTTCGCAATCGGCCCTGCTGCGAGCGGGGGTGGAGGAGCTGCTGGCGGCGCTGCGCGAGGGCAAGGTGTACACCGCCCTCATCACCAACAACCACCGCGAGAGCACCGCCACCGTCCTGGCCAAGCACCGCCTGCGCTTTGACCTGGTCCTCACCCGCGAGGACGGGCCGCCCAAACCTGCTCCCGATCTCCTGCTCAAAGCGCTCGAGCACTTCGCCCTGGACAGGCGCCAAGCGATTTTCGTGGGGGATTCCTGGGCCGACCAACAAGCTGCCCAGCAAGCCGGGATACGGGCTTTTTTCCTGGCGACCCCTACCAACGCCGATCTCTCGCCCCGGTTTGGAAGCCCAAATGAGCTGCTGTTGGCCCTAAAAGAGGCTAAGCTGTTGTAA
- the hflX gene encoding GTPase HflX — protein MDRILGRTNGLKPSQLRQLANLYRRRIPAGRLLNAELARTLAHLSAELHKPIALLMDRQGHVLRVAVGDAKEMPMPQMAYVETRLSGYRLLHTHLGGGGLSRPDLTTLFLNRLDVLAALDVDVKSGLPGQLHIAQLSPPGALEEDWQILPSKPYHDYLEWDLTGATAALEEELARRSRTYELQDGAGERAILVGVDRGEGVQAEVDLSELAELARTAGAVAVHKELVFRPGLDPRYAVGRGKLEELQSRAYHENAGTLIFGIDLTPAQAREIEAVTGLKVLDRTQLILDIFAQHARSPEAKAQVELAQLKYLLPRLVGKGKELSRLGGGIGTRGPGETKLEVDRRRLQERITLLSDKLREIAGRRQETRRARERAGLPVVAVVGYTNAGKTTLMQALAKNGDAGEDKLFATLRPLTRRGFVPGVGEVLYTDTVGFIRHMPEELVEAFRSTLEELREADLLLHVLDASSEGALERHAVVEELLGRLEVEVPRVLVLAKADKVGGYDLEFVRERLGGIPVSAVKGTGLLQLKEQIAARLLSSGVRPAGWARANAWVS, from the coding sequence GTGGACAGAATCCTCGGACGTACCAACGGACTCAAACCCAGCCAGCTCCGACAACTCGCCAACCTCTACCGCCGCCGGATTCCGGCGGGACGCTTGCTTAATGCCGAGCTGGCGCGGACGCTGGCCCACCTTTCCGCCGAGCTCCATAAGCCCATCGCCTTGCTGATGGACCGTCAGGGGCACGTGCTGCGGGTAGCGGTGGGCGACGCCAAAGAGATGCCCATGCCGCAGATGGCCTACGTAGAGACGCGCCTGAGCGGTTACCGGCTCCTGCATACGCATCTCGGCGGTGGGGGGTTATCGCGCCCCGACCTCACCACCCTCTTTCTCAACCGCCTGGATGTGCTGGCGGCTTTGGATGTGGACGTGAAAAGTGGCCTTCCGGGGCAGTTGCATATCGCTCAGCTTTCCCCCCCCGGCGCCCTCGAGGAAGACTGGCAGATCCTCCCCTCGAAGCCTTACCACGACTACCTGGAGTGGGACCTGACCGGGGCCACGGCGGCGCTGGAGGAGGAGCTGGCCCGTCGCTCGCGCACCTACGAACTCCAGGATGGGGCCGGGGAGCGGGCCATCCTGGTGGGGGTAGACCGGGGCGAAGGGGTACAGGCCGAGGTGGACCTGTCGGAGCTGGCCGAGCTGGCCCGCACCGCCGGGGCTGTTGCCGTCCACAAGGAACTGGTGTTCCGCCCTGGCCTGGACCCGCGTTACGCGGTGGGTCGGGGTAAGCTCGAGGAGCTGCAAAGCCGGGCCTACCACGAAAACGCGGGAACCTTGATCTTTGGGATTGACCTCACCCCCGCCCAGGCCCGCGAGATCGAGGCGGTCACGGGCTTGAAGGTGTTGGACCGTACTCAGCTCATCCTCGACATCTTCGCCCAGCACGCCCGCAGCCCCGAGGCCAAGGCCCAGGTCGAGCTGGCCCAGCTCAAGTATCTTTTGCCGCGGCTGGTGGGCAAGGGCAAGGAGCTCTCTCGGTTGGGAGGTGGCATCGGTACGCGGGGGCCGGGCGAGACCAAGCTCGAGGTAGACCGCCGCCGCCTGCAAGAGCGCATCACCCTCCTCTCCGATAAACTGCGCGAGATTGCGGGCCGCCGCCAGGAGACCCGCCGCGCCCGCGAGCGGGCTGGGCTTCCGGTGGTGGCGGTAGTCGGCTACACCAACGCCGGGAAGACCACCCTCATGCAGGCCTTGGCCAAGAACGGGGATGCCGGCGAAGACAAGCTCTTCGCCACCTTGCGCCCGCTGACCCGCCGGGGCTTTGTGCCGGGCGTCGGAGAGGTGCTCTACACCGACACCGTGGGCTTTATCCGGCACATGCCCGAAGAGCTGGTAGAAGCCTTCCGCTCTACGCTCGAGGAGCTGCGCGAGGCGGATCTGCTCTTGCACGTGCTGGATGCCTCGAGCGAGGGAGCCCTGGAGCGGCACGCGGTGGTAGAAGAGCTGCTGGGGAGGTTGGAGGTTGAAGTCCCCCGGGTGTTGGTTCTCGCCAAGGCCGACAAGGTTGGGGGATATGACCTCGAGTTCGTTAGAGAGCGCCTGGGGGGGATTCCCGTCTCGGCGGTAAAGGGCACGGGCCTGCTCCAGCTCAAGGAGCAGATCGCCGCTCGGCTGCTCTCGAGCGGGGTGCGCCCGGCAGGGTGGGCCAGGGCCAATGCCTGGGTGTCCTGA